Proteins encoded within one genomic window of Macrotis lagotis isolate mMagLag1 chromosome 3, bilby.v1.9.chrom.fasta, whole genome shotgun sequence:
- the TRMT112 gene encoding multifunctional methyltransferase subunit TRM112-like protein → MKLLTHNLLSSHVRGVGPRGFPLRIQATEIRVSPVDFNPDFVTRMIPKMEWTALVEAAESLGHPSELPKQLAEGYEKDEEFLRKVHHVLLEVEVVEGTLQCPESGRLFPISRGIPNMLLSDEEATS, encoded by the exons ATGAAGCTGCTGACCCACAACTTGCTGAGCTCCCACGTGCGTGGGGTGGGGCCCCGCGGCTTCCCGCTGCGTATCCAG gccacCGAGATCCGCGTGAGCCCCGTGGACTTCAACCCGGACTTCGTGACGCGCATGATCCCCAAGATGGAGTGGACGGCGCTGGTGGAGGCAGCCGAGAGC CTGGGTCACCCGTCGGAGCTGCCCAAGCAGTTGGCCGAGGGCTACGAGAAGGACGAGGAATTTCTGAGGAAGGTGCACCACGTCCTGCTGGAG GTGGAGGTGGTGGAAGGCACTCTGCAGTGCCCGGAATCCGGACGCCTGTTCCCCATCAGCCGAGGCATCCCCAACATGCTGCTGAGTGACGAAGAGGCCACCTCCTAG
- the PRDX5 gene encoding peroxiredoxin-5, mitochondrial, with the protein MGPAGLLALGRRAGPALKGASGAAWAAQNSRVAAVRTLRSAPAAMAPIKVGDALPSVEVFEGEPSKKVNLAELFKGKKGVLFGVPGAFTPGCSKTHLPGFVEQADALKSKGAEVVACITVNDVFVASQWGLSQKASGKVRLLADPTGAFGKATDLLLDDSLVSLFGNRRLKRFSMVVQDGVVKALNVEPDGTGLTCSLASNLLSQL; encoded by the exons ATGGGGCCGGCCGGGCTGCTCGCCCTCGGGCGCCGCGCGGGGCCCGCGCTTAAAGGGGCATCGGGAGCAGCCTGGGCCGCCCAGAACTCCCGAGTCGCGGCGGTCCGGACCCTGCGCAGCGCACCCGCAGCCATGGCCCCGATCAAG gtgggTGATGCCCTTCCCTCTGTGGAGGTATTTGAGGGAGAACCAAGCAAGAAGGTGAACCTGGCAGAACTGTTCAAAGGCAAGAAAGGGGTGCTCTTTGGGGTCCCCGGAGCTTTCACGCCCGGTTGTTCCAAG ACCCACCTGCCTGGATTTGTGGAGCAAGCTGATGCCCTGAAGTCCAAGGGGGCTGAGGTGGTGGCCTGCATCACTGTTAATGATGTCTTTGTCGCTAGTCAGTGGGGCCTCTCACAAAAAGCTTCAGGGAAG GTTCGGCTTCTGGCTGACCCCACGGGGGCCTTTGGGAAG GCAACAGATCTGTTACTGGATGACTCTCTTGTGTCCCTGTTTGGGAATCGTCGTCTGAAGAG GTTCTCCATGGTGGTGCAGGATGGTGTTGTGAAAGCTCTGAATGTGGAACCCGATGGGACGGGGCTTACCTGCAGTCTTGCCTCAAACCTTCTGTCCCAGCTTTGA
- the ESRRA gene encoding steroid hormone receptor ERR1 — protein sequence MSGRERGSEPLYIKAEPASPDSPRGSSEAEPEPPPARPPGPAPARRRLPAGREEDEDGEGPGLGERGSGGGGKLVLSSLPKRLCLVCGDIASGYHYGVASCEACKAFFKRTIQGSIEYSCPASNECEITKRRRKACQACRFTKCLRVGMLKEGVRLDRVRGGRQKYKRRPEVEPLPFPGPFPSAPLAQPGGTRKTAPVNALVSHLLVAEPEKLYAMPDPAGPDGHLPAVATLCDLFDREIVVTISWAKSIPGFSALSLSDQMSVLQSVWMEVLVLGVAQRSLPLRDELAFAEDLVLDEEGARAAGLGELGAALLQLVRRLQALRLEREEYVLLKALALANSDSVHIEDAEAVEQLREALHEALLEYEAGRAGGGAERRRAGRLLLTLPLLRQTAGKVLAHFYGVKLEGKVPMHKLFLEMLEAMMD from the exons ATGTCTGGCCGCGAACGGGGGTCGGAGCCACTCTATATCAAGGCAGAACCTGCCAGCCCAGACAGTCCTCGGGGCTCCTCCGAGGCTGAGCCCGAACCCCCACCCGCCCGACCTCCCGGCCCTGCCCCAGCTCGGCGCCGACTCCCCGCGGGCCGGGAGGAGGATGAGGATGGGGAGGGCCCAGGGCTGGGTGAGAGGGGCAGCGGTGGTGGGGGCAAGCTGGTGCTGAGCTCACTGCCCAAGCGCCTCTGCCTGGTGTGTGGGGACATAGCTTCTGGGTATCACTATGGTGTGGCCTCCTGTGAGGCCTGCAAAGCCTTCTTCAAGCGGACCATCCAAG GGAGCATTGAATATAGCTGCCCAGCCTCCAACGAGTGTGAGATCACCAAGCGGCGGAGGAAGGCCTGCCAGGCCTGCCGCTTCACCAAGTGCCTGCGGGTGGGCATGCTCAAGGAGG GGGTCCGTTTAGACCGGGTCCGGGGCGGACGGCAGAAATACAAGCGCCGACCTGAGGTAGAGCCCCTGCCCTTTCCGGGACCCTTTCCCTCTGCTCCTCTGGCACAGCCAGGGGGAACTCGGAAGACAG CTCCCGTGAACGCCCTCGTGTCCCACCTGCTGGTTGCAGAGCCGGAGAAGTTGTACGCCATGCCCGACCCAGCAGGCCCCGATGGGCACCTGCCAGCTGTGGCCACGCTGTGTGACCTTTTTGACCGGGAGATTGTGGTCACCATCAGTTGGGCTAAGAGTATACCAG GCTTCTCTGCCCTGTCCCTGTCGGACCAGATGTCGGTACTACAGAGCGTGTGGATGGAGGTGCTGGTCCTGGGGGTGGCCCAGCGCTCACTGCCCCTGCGGGATGAGCTGGCTTTTGCCGAGGACCTGGTTCTGGATGAAGAGGGAGCCCGGGCCGCCGGGTTGGGCGAGCTGGGGGCCGCACTCCTGCAGCTGGTTCGCCGCCTCCAGGCCCTACGGCTGGAACGGGAGGAGTATGTGCTTCTCAAAGCCTTGGCTCTGGCCAACTCCG ACTCCGTGCACATAGAAGACGCCGAGGCCGTGGAGCAGCTCCGGGAAGCCCTGCACGAAGCCTTGCTGGAGTATGAAGCCGGGCGGGCCGGCGGGGGGGCCGAGCGCCGCCGGGCAGGGCGGCTGCTGCTCACTCTGCCCCTCCTGCGCCAGACGGCGGGCAAAGTGTTGGCCCATTTCTATGGGGTGAAGCTGGAGGGGAAGGTTCCCATGCACAAGCTTTTCCTGGAGATGCTGGAGGCCATGATGGATTGA